A region of Carassius auratus strain Wakin chromosome 41, ASM336829v1, whole genome shotgun sequence DNA encodes the following proteins:
- the LOC113059248 gene encoding sulfotransferase family cytosolic 2B member 1-like, with the protein MADSDRYLVYHGLLLPKVVHSEESLEYFQNFQVKDDDVFAVTYPKSGTTWIQEILPPLLNGGDLTSVETIPNWDRAPWLEETRAPVVLDKLPSPRAIVSHMPYHLMPSSFFKSKAKVIYVARNPKDVLVSLYHFHKMAKFLEDPGTFEEFSDKFLSGKVMFGKWTDHVKSWRNRELGDRILYITYEEMFQDLREVLGRILTFLGRELSAEALDRVVNHGTFQNMKRNKMSNYSLVPETVMDSKKSPFLRKGIAGDWKNHFSPELDAKFTAVIQEDMKGSNIRFPWDEE; encoded by the exons ATGGCGGACAGTGATCGGTATCTGGTTTACCATGGTCTCCTGCTGCCTAAGGTAGTTCATTCAGAGGAAAGTCTCGAATACTTCCAAAATTTCCAAGTCAAAGATGACGATGTGTTTGCTGTTACCTATCCAAAATCCG GTACCACATGGATTCAGGAAATCCTTCCTCCGCTCCTGAATGGAGGAGACCTGACGTCTGTGGAAACCATCCCTAACTGGGACAGGGCTCCATGGCTGGAGGAAACACGAGCTCCAGTGGTCCTTGATAAACTCCCTTCACCGCGAGCCATTGTCTCCCACATGCCGTATCATTTGATGCCTTCCTCCTTTTTCAAGTCAAAGGCCAAG GTAATCTATGTCGCTCGGAATCCTAAAGATGTTTTAGTCTCATTGTACCACTTTCATAAAATGGCCAAGTTCCTTGAAGACCCAGGAACATTTGAAGAATTCTCCGACAAATTCCTGTCAGGAAAAG TTATGTTCGGAAAGTGGACCGACCATGTGAAAAGTTGGCGAAACCGTGAGCTCGGTGACAGAATTCTGTACATCACCTATGAAGAAATGTTTCAG GATCTTCGTGAGGTCCTGGGTCGGATTTTAACATTTCTTGGTCGGGAGCTGAGTGCAGAGGCTCTGGATCGTGTGGTCAATCATGGAACTTTCCAAAatatgaaaagaaacaaaatgtcAAACTACTCTCTGGTCCCAGAAACTGTTATGGACAGCAAGAAGTCACCCTTCCTTAGAAAAG GTATCGCTGGAGACTGGAAGAATCACTTCAGCCCTGAGCTTGATGCCAAGTTCACGGCTGTAATTCAAGAGGACATGAAAGGAAGTAACATCAGATTCCCGTGGGATGAGGAATGA
- the LOC113059250 gene encoding glyceraldehyde-3-phosphate dehydrogenase 2 codes for MSELCVGINGFGRIGRLVLRACLQKGIKVSAINDPFIDLQYMVYMFKYDSTHGRYKGDVHQEDGKLIVDGQAISVFQCMKPAEIPWGDAGALYVVESTGVFLSIEKASSHIQGGAKRVVVSAPSPDAPMFVMGVNQDKYDPSSMTIVSNASCTTNCLAPLAKVIHDNFGIEEALMTTVHAYTATQKTVDGPSAKAWRDGRGAHQNIIPASTGAAKAVGKVIPELNGKLTGMAFRVPVADVSVVDLTCRLSSPASYANIKEAVKKAAHGPMKGILGYTEDSVVSSDFIGDTHSSIFDAGAGISLNDNFVKLISWYDNEFGYSHRVADLLVYMFSKE; via the exons ATGTCTGAACTTTGCGTTGGAATCAATGG ATTCGGCCGCATTGGCCGTCTGGTCCTCAGGGCCTGCCTGCAGAAGGGAATTAAAGTCTCCGCCATCAACGACCCCTTTATCGACCTGCAGTACATG GTCTACATGTTCAAGTATGACTCCACTCACGGCCGTTACAAGGGAGATGTGCACCAAGAGGATGGAAAACTGATTGTTGACGGTCAAGCCATCTCTGTGTTCCAGTG TATGAAGCCTGCTGAGATCCCATGGGGCGATGCTGGTGCCTTGTATGTAGTCGAGTCTACCGGAGTCTTCCTCAGCATTGAGAAGGCCTCA TCTCACATCCAGGGTGGCGCCAAGCGCGTGGTTGTGTCCGCCCCATCACCTGATGCTCCCATGTTTGTGATGGGAGTCAACCAGGACAAGTATGATCCCTCCAGTATGACCATTGTCAG CAATGCATCCTGCACCACTAACTGCTTGGCTCCCCTGGCTAAAGTTATTCATGATAACTTTGGTATTGAGGAGGCCCTCATG ACCACAGTCCATGCCTACACTGCTACTCAGAAGACCGTGGATGGCCCCTCTGCCAAGGCCTGGCGTGATGGACGCGGTGCCCACCAAAACATCATCCCTGCTTCAACTGGTGCTGCCAAGGCTGTGGGCAAAGTCATTCCTGAGCTTAACGG TAAACTGACTGGTATGGCATTCCGTGTGCCAGTCGCCGATGTGTCCGTTGTTGACCTCACCTGCCGCCTCTCAAGTCCTGCCAGCTACGCTAACATCAAGGAGGCCGTCAAGAAGGCCGCTCATGGACCAATGAAGGGAATCCTGGGATACACAGAGGATTCA gtTGTTTCTTCTGACTTCATTGGTGACACTCACTCCTCAATCTTTGATGCCGGTGCAGGCATCTCCCTCAATGACAACTTTGTCAAACTCATCTCCTG GTATGATAATGAATTTGGCTACAGCCATCGTGTTGCTGACCTGTTAGTGTACATGTTCTCCAAAGAGTAA
- the LOC113059249 gene encoding transmembrane protein 147-like, with protein sequence MTLFHFGNCVSLAYFPYFITYKCSGLSEYNAFWRCVQAGATYLFVQLCKMLFLATFFPTWEGAVGVYDFVGEFMKATVDLADLLGLHLVMSRNAGKGEYKIMVAAMGWATAELIMSRCIPFWVGARGIEFDWKYIQMSFDSNISLVHYIAMAAVVWMFTRYDLPKSFRLPVTILLGLCVYKGFLMELFVHVFLLGSWTALLVKAVLTGAISLCSLFLFVTLVHSN encoded by the exons ATGACGCTTTTTCATTTCGGAAACTGTGTTTCCTTGGCCTATTTCCCATATTTCATTACATACAAATGTAGTGGATT ATCTGAATATAATGCATTTTGGAGATGTGTCCAAGCAGGTGCTACCTACCTCTTTGTGCAGCTGTGCAAG ATGCTGTTTCTTGCCACATTTTTCCCCACCTGGGAGGGGGCAGTTGGCGTGTATGATTTTGTTGGG GAGTTCATGAAGGCCACGGTGGACTTGGCTGATCTTCTAGGTCTTCATCTGGTTATGTCTAGGAATGCTGGGAAGGGTGAATATAAGATCATGGTGGCAGCTATGGGCTGGGCTACAGCCGAGCTCATCATGTCAAG ATGTATTCCGTTTTGGGTGGGAGCTCGTGGCATTGAGTTTGACTGGAAGTACATTCAAATGAGCTTCGATTCCAACATCAGTCTG GTCCATTATATTGCCATGGCAGCAGTAGTATGGATGTTCACTCGATACGACCTTCCCAAAAGCTTTCGACTCCCCGTTACCATCCTTCTGGGATTGTGTGTTTATAAGGGCTTTCTCATGGA actgtttgttcatgttttcctCCTGGGCAGCTGGACGGCTCTCTTAGTGAAGGCTGTGCTCACTGGAGCCATCTCCCTGTGTTCACTCTTCCTTTTCGTCACACTCGTTCACAGCAATTAA